One genomic region from Macrobrachium rosenbergii isolate ZJJX-2024 chromosome 1, ASM4041242v1, whole genome shotgun sequence encodes:
- the LOC136848918 gene encoding uncharacterized protein isoform X2 — MMLSGYISPGTQFRIPGSTIKTTFQTDSSVTRADRSTTKKGFRLRFGKAGSGCSKFVYVTSKVKIKSPRFSKPHPANKQCEYRLKVAPLSSLVARCGFWTPNSEQPWIQKNQRQEENSRDE; from the exons GTTATCAGGATACATCTCTCCAGGGACACAATTCAGGATCCCGGGCTCCACCATCAAGACCACATTCCAAACTGACAGCTCTGTCACCAGAGCTGACAGGTCCACTACTAAAAAGGGGTTCAGGCTGCGCTTTGGCAAAGCCGGTAGCGGCTGTTCTAAG TTTGTGTACGTCACTTCGAAGGTGAAAATCAAGAGTCCTCGTTTTTCCAAACCACATCCGGCAAACAAGCAGTGTGAATACAGACTGAAG GTTGCACCACTATCATCACTGGTAGCAAGATGTGGGTTCTGGACTCCTAATAGTGAGCAGCCTTGGATTCAAAAGAACCAG AGGCAAGAGGAGAATTCGAGAGATGAGTAA
- the LOC136848918 gene encoding uncharacterized protein isoform X1 has protein sequence MMLSGYISPGTQFRIPGSTIKTTFQTDSSVTRADRSTTKKGFRLRFGKAGSGCSKFVYVTSKVKIKSPRFSKPHPANKQCEYRLKAPAGKRIHIHFRTLKTPCSSNYVAFNLDPSRFTTLYRRHKQNLLWLGLPAARILIHLQQNECVFSGQSPSHRLQVHCRCRGIKVQFLMKRCSLDIRKCVKHSYGERRNSLT, from the exons GTTATCAGGATACATCTCTCCAGGGACACAATTCAGGATCCCGGGCTCCACCATCAAGACCACATTCCAAACTGACAGCTCTGTCACCAGAGCTGACAGGTCCACTACTAAAAAGGGGTTCAGGCTGCGCTTTGGCAAAGCCGGTAGCGGCTGTTCTAAG TTTGTGTACGTCACTTCGAAGGTGAAAATCAAGAGTCCTCGTTTTTCCAAACCACATCCGGCAAACAAGCAGTGTGAATACAGACTGAAG GCACCAGCTGGAAAGCGAATCCACATCCATTTCCGGACATTGAAAACTCCATGCTCCTCGAATTACGTCGCCTTCAATTTAGATCCCTCACGGTTCACGACTCTATACAGAAGGCACAAGCAAAATCTACTGTGGTTGGGGTTACCAGCCGCCCGTATTCTCATCCATCTCCAACAGAATGAATGTGTATTTTCAGGGCAGAGTCCCTCGCATAGGCTTCAAGTTCATTGCCGTTGTAGGGGCATAAAGGTTCAGTTTCTTATGAAGAGGTGCTCTCTAGACATCAGAAAATGTGTTAAACATTCTTATGGTGAGAGAAGAAACTCATTGACGTAA